In the genome of Mangifera indica cultivar Alphonso chromosome 9, CATAS_Mindica_2.1, whole genome shotgun sequence, the window TAGCTTGCACTAACTTTTCTATTGATTTTTAATGGGACTGTAATGTACTTACGTGAGGAGAAACATTAATTTGGATACATTATAAACTAGTGGcttcaaatatatatgataaaagagAAATACACGATGAAGTTATAATCCAGACTACAtgttttattttccttaattATGATCCATCATTACTTGCGACTGGTGATGGGTTCCTGTGCCTTCATCCATTCAATGAATTTGTTGAAACACTTGTTCGACTCACCACCTTCTTTAACAGTTTCTATGGCAGCTTTCCTCAGTTTCAAAGCTCTTGCTTTATAGTTTTCATCACCAAGAAGATGAGATACCttagttttaatttcttctcgTGTAATGATACCATTTTCGTCTCTTTTAAACCTCAGTCCCACCAGCCAAATATCACAAATGTAGCTCTCATCCACGAACTGGTCTGCAAAGTATGGCCAGCACAAGAAAGGAAGTCCATTGCTTAAACCTTCCAAGGTGGAATTCCAACCACAATGGCTAAAGAAGCAGGTAATGGAAGGGTGTCTCAGAACCTTCTGTTGCGGTGCCCAACCCACCATTTTCCCACGGTTGGCTACTCTTTCTTGAAACCCTTCTGGGAAGGCTTCGTTGGCATCATCAGTAACGTCTGGCCTCACAACCCACAAAAATGGCTTGTTGGTGAGTTCGAGTCCAAGTGCGAGCTCTTGGAATTGGATCTTGTCTATAATTGTAAAGCTGCCAAATGCAACATAAATGACTGAGTTAGGCTGCTGTTGATCCAACCATTCCAAGCAAGCTGAGTCTTCTTGCCAGAAGTGCCCTACTGAATTCCCTTGTCGATTGCTCGCCAAAAGAGGTCCTATTGGAAGCATATTTGGAACCATGTTGAATGCTTCAGGCTCAAAGTCATAGGTTGAGTTGCCGATAAGGGTTTCTGTCACTTTCACAGCTTCAATGTTCTTGCATATATAGTCAAAGAGTGTTTTTTGGGATAAGCCGCCTCCAATATTGTACCAAACGAAGTTTGTGCTGTCGACTTCCGGTATATCATGTGCCAGCTGAATCATCTGTTTCTTGACTGGAGTTCCTGGAAACAATTTACACCCAACAATCAAAGACAGTGATCATAAATGAAACGAATATTTCTTAACGAGTGAGAGTTTTGTTACCATCAGTATCAATGACTCCATCCTCAACCATCTTTGGAATACTGTAAAAGAAGGCAAGAATAGCTACTGAGGCAGGCCAAAAGGCAGCCTTCTTAACTTTCATCTTCTCCGCAACTTCAAGAGCAAAGCCAACACTCCCATCAACAATGACACAAGCAAGCTTTTCTTCTTCCACTCTATTGATCTCTTCAATGAGTTCTTCCAGCTTCCCAGGCATCACCTTCGGCATGTGTGCACATAACTTCCCTATATCATTCCTATCCTCCCCGGGTTCCATTCCATCTGGAATCGACACCAGACGGATTCCATCCCCTATAGACATTCCGTGTAAAGCGTTGATGACCCGGTTGTGAGTATGTTCTGTGTTGACAAAGGTGATTTTGAAGCCATGTTGAACCAAGCACAAGGAAAGCTCGAGTAAAGGAATTACATGGCCTTGTGCAGGAAAAGGTATAATCAGAACGTGTAGACGgctcattttttcaattttctcttttgtatGTTCTTGTGAATAACTAGTCTAACTGATAGAGATCAGGGTCGGATTCCTAATCGATCCAAAGAGATGCCATTGATGCTCTCGCTGTCATTGGTAGTCGTTCACAACTTATACAAAGATATTAAACCTAATTGAACAAAACagattttcaataaaatggTAGGGATGACCAATTACAGGGCAGGTTTGAAAATCAAGGCTTCATAAATTGTCTTTTCCTACGacttacatattttaaatagacCAAAAGCCTatttccaacccaaggtttTGGGGCGCCGTCTGTAAaaagatatttcatataaaatttcaatcacatttttctctcaaaatgACGCAGGTTTTGAGGGTGAATTataactttttcaaatattagacTTGATAAGTTTGAtgtgtttttataaattttaaaattttaatatatttattaatagttaaaaaaagtaacaattacattattaaagaattaaagaaattttaacattttaaaatttattagaattttaatatttttaaaggtttaaatagtataattttaaattaataagaatatattaataattttatatttatattaaatattattattaattttataatatcaataaaaatacaaaacaattattcttaagaaaattaaacaaaattgattataaaaaagtgaatgataatttagtttttttttttttttaatttttaaagtgagAATTTTTGTCATTACAAGAAGCCTGGGTGGGAACACTTTATTAGAcctttcaaatatttgaatgtttACTACAGGGTCACATTGCTTCATTCTTCACCTTTCATCAtccaattttaattgtttaattaaatgagcaatgttatgtgtatctatttttgatacacaatgatatgttattatataattagatgattttaaaacatatgtcatcatatgataaagaaatatttaatcacatgataacactttatttgtgtatataaattgtatattaaaaataaatacacgtaatttattgtaattaaatatatatcatcatttgataTTGTATCATGTGAAAGCTCCGGTACATATGGATTACTTGTTTGTTCTCATCACATGCTGCCGGCTGTTACAACTGACAAAAAACTTGTATTCAATGAGTTCATCGGAGTAGATGCAGTGGAGCTAATTAACAGCCGTATTCCTCATCTGCCGCCGCCCTCGTCGTCATCGCCCtgtaaattatcaattatgatttaatattttatatttttagcaGTGTGAGAATCTACCAAATCTTGGGAACTGACGTGTAGATTCCAAAATCGTGTTTTTATGGCCGCTCACCCTTAGATCCAGGGTATCTTATACTGGGTTTTGGGCCTTATCACTTCAACGAATCTAACACCGATATTTACTTGGtctttgttaatattttgtgAAAGCTCCTGAGGCATCACCTCAAAATTTGTTTCACATAACCTGGCTAAATCACGTATATCCTCCCCTGGGGGGTTCAAATCCCTCTGGAATGGATGCCGGAtggatttcattttcttccccTATATATTTAGTTCTTTTTCTATGATATTCCGTTGTTGTTATTTGCAagatattgaattgaatttgctCAGTAATTAGAGAGAAAATCCGTAAGACTGTCCATTCCGCAAGTTAAAATTCCTAACCCCCAATGGAACTGTCACTCCTTTGAATGGAATACCCGTTCTGCTTGGTCGTTCTATGTGAAACTGCCCTGTGCAACCTCCCGTTCTGCTTCTCGAAATTCAGATGCTACAAACACGTTTGGAATGACCAATAGAATGGCCATTGGAATGCCCGTTTTGCCGAAGAATTTCTTGTACAGTGAACGATAATATATGTGGAACAGTCTTGTTCTGATATGTTATGACGCCTGAAATGGTCGATCCTAGTTTGGAAGGACAATTTTAAGTAACATCCATTGTCTTGAGAATTTTAAGTAATAAGAAATTATTCGCATATGAGCCACAATTTTTAACAGCCATTACCTGCTGGTGTGAGTGAATTCTATATTGACAAATGTGACTCTGAATACATGCTTGAATAAGCGTTAAGAAACTCCAGTTAAGGAATTGAATGGCCTCCTTCAGGCAAAAGGTACTGCAAGAAACTTTATTAAGAGGAAAAGAAATTACAGCTAGAGAAGTGAAGGCCATATTGATGAACTTATTCCTAGAATGCATGATAAAGAGTAATACAAgctgaaattaaaatttggattagtTGTAATGGCCAAACTTTCCATGATCACCTTTATGTTGTGGCGAGTTCCTATGCCTTGATCCATTTAATGAAATTGTTTAAATTCTTGTTCGACAGACCACCTTCTTTAACAGTTTCCATGGCAGCTTTCTTCAGTTTCAAAGCTCTTGCTTTAAACTTTTCATCACCAAGAATTTGATCTATCttagttttaatttcttctcgTGTAATGATACCACTTTCGTCTCTCTTAAACCTCAATCCCACCTGCCAAATATCACAAATGTAACCCTCATCGATGAACTGGTCAGCAAAATATGGCCAGCACAGGAAAGGAAGCCCATTGCTTAAACCTTCCAAGGTGGAATTCCAACCACAATGACTAAAGAAGCAGGCAATGGAAGGGTGCCTCAAAACCTTCTGTTGCGGAGTCCAACCCACCATTTGGCCACGATTGGCTACCCTGTCTCGAAACCCTTCTGGGAATGCTTCATTGGCATCATCGATAATATCTGGCCTCACAACCCATAGGAAGGGCCTGTTAGTTAGTTCAAGTCCTTGTGCCAACTCTTGGAATTGGATCTCGTCTAAAACAGTGATGCTGCCAAATGCAACATAAATGACTGAGTTAGGCTGCTGTTGATCGAGCCAATCCAAGCAAGATGAGTCTTCTTGCCAGAAGGATCCTTTTGAGTTTCCTTGTAATTGATTGCTTAATAAAAGAGGTCCTATTGGAAGCATATTCGGAATCAAGTTGAATGCTCCAGGTTCAAATTCATAGGTTGAGTTGCAAATAAGGGTATCTGCCACTTTCACAGCTTTTGTGTTCCTGCATATAAAGCTAAAGATTGTTTTGTGGGCTAAGCCACCATCAATATTGACCCAAGTAAACTTTGAACTTTCCATTTCAGGCACGCTGTGTGCAAACTGAACCATTTGTTTCTTGATTGGAGTTCCTGCATGGAACGAAATTgcaattagaaaatattaaaacttatgcTTTGCTAAAGCGAGAGAGAGTGTGTTACCATTACTGTCAATGATTCCATCATCAATCATCTTCGGAATATTGTAAAACAAAGCCAGAGTTGCGGCTGCCACAGGCCAAAAGGCAGCCTTCTTAATGTTCATCTTCTCAGCAACTTCAATAGGAAATCCAATATTCCCATCAGCAATCACACAAGTAACATTTTCATCTTCTACTTTGTTGATCTCTTCTATGAGCTCCTCCAGCCTCCTAGGCATCACCTTCGGCATAGCATCACATAACCTCCCTATATCATTTCTATCCTCGCAGGGTTCCATTCCATCTGGAACAGACACCAGATGAATTCCATCCTCCATGGAATCATTTTCTTGCAATGCATCGATGATCCGCTTGTGATTATATTCTGTGTTAACAAACGTGACTCGACAGCCATGCTTAACCAAGCACAATGAAAGCTGCAGTAAAGGAATTACATGGCCTTGTGCTGGAAAAGGAACTGCCAGAATATGTGGACGACTCATATTTGTGGGTTCCTATGAACAAGGTTTGCTTTGTTTTATGATGATAGGAAATGTGTTCCCTGGACTCATTTTACACAGCCTCCGGTTGAGACCTGCTGGTCGCTGATTGGCTTGTTGATGCAGTTTTCTCTCgtcatgttctttttttttccatattatcATCTACTGACCTTCAATGAaaccaaatatataaattaatagtaCAGTTGACAACTCCCGGGACAGGCCCTGAAGCATCTTCAACAACTCCGGGGCCGGcgattttgtaattaaatagttGAAGTCAACTACAGTGAGTGcgtaattatatttgttaatgaaataatttgtcAAGTCTCAGCTTGGAGTTTGGAGTTTTGACTCCTCCaagttgaatttaaacaaagattaatgatattattttatcatatgagtaatattattaattttattaatatttttttaataacatttttaattaatttaaataaattcaaatttaaacttataaattcgaattaaattagtATCTCAGTTGGCTTAATTGATTAAGACTATTTAATGTTGCCGCCTTACCTTACAATGAGCAGTTGGTTCATTggttattaattatttttataaaagataaataatttaatacaaaCACTTATACTactaaaaataattagattgatgtattattatattatattatttgatggtctaattatttattttattttttaaaatcattaaattacaCCAAGATTTGTTAACTCattaatttaaagtcatttgTATATGAGTAGACCTATCCACGGAGCATTCCTAATTTGGTGCAATGTGCCATATCACATGCCGTGCCTAATTTGGTGTGACGGACTTTGCAGGCTGTGCCTACTTGCCACAAAACAAAGGTTTGAAGCATGACTTATAACCTCATGAGACATACCTTCGTGGGTTTTTTTGATAGATAGATCCCCATGCTTTATTAGTTAACCTGccaaaaattaactttttacatattttctattttacagtttttttaaatttttgcaaACTTTGTTAGGTTAACCCGCGGGTTTTTTCTATAGGTCTTCATACGACTGACTTTAAAAGTGAGTTTCGGTACAACCCATATATGTtgatattcataatattagtctTATatcatcatatcaaaatttgataTGGGAGGAGGTTTGCTCATTTTTTTATGTAAGtaactattaataataataacttatttttagcTTTTCTAGTTAGAAACATATATGAATATCATTCTATATTATTTCTCAAATGAACTTAACACAATGTCAATcggtattataatttttctattctaCATCTTTGAGTTGCAAATTCTAAATAATTAGTTTGGGacctttaaattaataaaaataaattattatgagttacatataatttttcatttaagaaaGATACGATAAAGAGGAATTAcaagttcaaaattttatttgtttttaatattttttatccaaacatAAATTAGAATATGTACAGTACATAACAACAATCCCCGTAAATTTTGATTAACCAACAACAAACtcctttaatttttcttcaatataaaaaacaccaatcatttataaaataaaatttaaaatttaaagatattgaattttttaccctAAAATAGACtcagttatatatttatatcatattttttatattttaaatatttttatcactttatatgTTAGAATACTTAAATTACCCTTATCTTCAACcttataaacatttatatttataatttcatgtgaaatataatttattattatttaatattatgatttcatattgttataatgtttaatattgttataatatagttgaagtattgatagttaaaataaaaaatgaattaacaaAGATCccaatctaaataaaaaatcacatgAAGAACAAGTTGATGTTAATGTCAAGTCTTGGATAATGTAACACCAACCCGTTCTTTAGCGTTTTTTGATCCAGGTTCATCAACTCATTCTTAGTTTTAACTATCGATACTTCAACTGCATTATAACAACAatataacaacatgaaatcacaacattaaataatattaaattatatttcacatgagatcataaatataaatctttataAAGTTGAAGATAAGAGTAGTTTAGATATCCAAGCacataaagtaataaaattgtttaggacataaaaaatgtgatataaaTGTATAGGTGAACCTATTTTGagacaaaaaattcaatatccttataatttatcttattcgtgcaaaaaaaaacaatcaataaACAAATACTTTCTCAATCTCTTGAATACCAAGTTTAATGCCAAATTCAAAAAGAAATCATCACTATCTTACTTATCTTGCACTTAAAAGCTTCCATTCATTCAGTCCTATCagaaatcaaagaaagaaaatcttatcTGAAATACACCACCATCATCACCATGCCCAATAATTCACCCCATCTTTGATTCACAGTTGAAATCCAAGAAAATCAACCTACCCAGGAAACCAATttcaaacaacttttttttttaaatgttaattatatatatatatatatatatatatatatatatatatatatatatatatatatatatatatatacactataCAGGATACAGGGGACAAACCTGGCCAGGTAATGATCGAAGAACCAAACACAAAGGTTCAAAACCTCTTCTTTACAATTGTAGTGCCAAATGAGGGTGGGAGTCTGATTAGAACAACAATCACAAGTTCTCCCTTTTCAGTGCCAACCTCGATTGGAGTAtaatgttgaaataaaaaaagagggcctaattaaaacaaatgaaatgGCTCCGAGTTCTCATGGTGAAATCTTGAT includes:
- the LOC123224908 gene encoding UDP-glycosyltransferase 83A1-like codes for the protein MSRPHILAVPFPAQGHVIPLLQLSLCLVKHGCRVTFVNTEYNHKRIIDALQENDSMEDGIHLVSVPDGMEPCEDRNDIGRLCDAMPKVMPRRLEELIEEINKVEDENVTCVIADGNIGFPIEVAEKMNIKKAAFWPVAAATLALFYNIPKMIDDGIIDSNGTPIKKQMVQFAHSVPEMESSKFTWVNIDGGLAHKTIFSFICRNTKAVKVADTLICNSTYEFEPGAFNLIPNMLPIGPLLLSNQLQGNSKGSFWQEDSSCLDWLDQQQPNSVIYVAFGSITVLDEIQFQELAQGLELTNRPFLWVVRPDIIDDANEAFPEGFRDRVANRGQMVGWTPQQKVLRHPSIACFFSHCGWNSTLEGLSNGLPFLCWPYFADQFIDEGYICDIWQVGLRFKRDESGIITREEIKTKIDQILGDEKFKARALKLKKAAMETVKEGGLSNKNLNNFIKWIKA
- the LOC123224690 gene encoding UDP-glycosyltransferase 83A1-like produces the protein MSRLHVLIIPFPAQGHVIPLLELSLCLVQHGFKITFVNTEHTHNRVINALHGMSIGDGIRLVSIPDGMEPGEDRNDIGKLCAHMPKVMPGKLEELIEEINRVEEEKLACVIVDGSVGFALEVAEKMKVKKAAFWPASVAILAFFYSIPKMVEDGVIDTDGTPVKKQMIQLAHDIPEVDSTNFVWYNIGGGLSQKTLFDYICKNIEAVKVTETLIGNSTYDFEPEAFNMVPNMLPIGPLLASNRQGNSVGHFWQEDSACLEWLDQQQPNSVIYVAFGSFTIIDKIQFQELALGLELTNKPFLWVVRPDVTDDANEAFPEGFQERVANRGKMVGWAPQQKVLRHPSITCFFSHCGWNSTLEGLSNGLPFLCWPYFADQFVDESYICDIWLVGLRFKRDENGIITREEIKTKVSHLLGDENYKARALKLRKAAIETVKEGGESNKCFNKFIEWMKAQEPITSRK